In a genomic window of Vigna angularis cultivar LongXiaoDou No.4 chromosome 6, ASM1680809v1, whole genome shotgun sequence:
- the LOC108340924 gene encoding uncharacterized protein At3g52155, chloroplastic, with amino-acid sequence MNVGLCEMHSVICTTAVAPDFSGRRSKVRNPNQLRAKSSLLIQKQDTQLAEPLSDSVSVSRRLILLRHAKSSWANRSLRDHDRPLSKSGKEDAVRVSRKLQELGWIPELILSSDAARTKETLKIMQEQVQELVEAEVHFISSFYSIAAMDGQTAEHLQKVICRYSKDEILTVMCMGHNRGWEEAASMFSGASVELKTCNAALLETAGKSWDEAFAAAGFGGWKLQGIVKPSS; translated from the exons ATGAATGTGGGTTTGTGCGAGATGCATTCTGTAATCTGTACCACCGCCGTCGCACCTGACTTTTCCGGTCGCCGGAGCAAAGTTCGGAACCCTAATCAATTACGCGCTAAATCCTCTCTGCTCATTCAAAAGCAGGATACCCAACTCGCAGAACCCTTATCCGACTCCGTCTCCGTCTCCCGCCGCCTCATTCTCCTTCGCCATGCTAAGAGTTCCTGGGCAAACCGCTCGCTCCGCG acCATGATCGGCCTCTGAGCAAGTCTGGGAAAGAGGATGCTGTGAGAGTTTCCCGCAAGCTCCAAGAGTTGGGTTGGATTCCTGAACTTATATTGTCTAG TGATGCAGCGCGGACTAAGGAGACACTTAAAATAATGCAAGAGCAAGTGCAGGAGCTGGTGGAGGCTGAGGTTCATTTTATTTCTAGTTTCTATTCAATTGCAGCTATGGATGGGCAAACTGCAGAGCACCTTCAAAAGGTTATTTGTAGATATTCAAAGGATGAGATACTTACTGTCAT GTGCATGGGACATAATAGGGGGTGGGAAGAAGCAGCATCAATGTTTTCCGGGGCCTCTGTGGAATTAAAAACATGCAATGCTGCACTGCTTGAGACTGCTGGAAAATCTTGGGACGAG GCATTTGCCGCCGCAGGATTTGGTGGATGGAAGCTTCAAGGCATAGTAAAGCCAAGTAGCTAG